One Bombus affinis isolate iyBomAffi1 chromosome 10, iyBomAffi1.2, whole genome shotgun sequence genomic window, CTGATGGAAAAGAATGTGCTGAAAAGAATCATCACCTGCATTGTTACTATTTACGGTAGACGTGCCATTTTGATGTTGCATTGCAAGTTTTTCTTGTTCTTGTAAATACACCAATGTCAGGTCCCCAGTAATTTCATAACATTTGATGATTTGTTCTTGCCATTCTGCTATTTTGTATTTTGATTTAGAATTTGGTGGTAACTTTTCCAAACAAAGACCTGTTGTAAATAAAAACATCTATTAAAAGGATCTATTGTATAAGGATTGGtatgaatataataaaataataatataatttttaatattaaggtacatatttttaaatacacaAATATTATATTCACAGAAAATAAGAGAAGCAGCAAAAAAGAAGCACTGTTTTAAGCAgatttatttcataatattttatgCAATACACTTACAGTTATTTATATGCATTGATAAAGTTTATGATATGCAATCATAACAATCGAATTATCTACAGAAAGTATATTagctttattttcattttgcaTAATAAGACATCAGCACAGTAGGTataaactattaattttttgtttcaaCTGAAGTGTAGTAGTTATTATCGATAAAACATGCAAAGAGTCtttttatatgttataaaatgactactaattgaaatatatattataagagGATGTCTAACAGATAGATAGAAAAAATGAATGTTTTTCAAACAGTATGCATTTATCATGCAGCAGTTGTCAATATTGATAAGATGCAAGTAAACATTAATTTAAACAGAAGTAAGGAAACATAGTTACCATGAATAGAACATCTTCCCTTTTTTGGATTAttgaaagtaataaaattaagcATGAAAATGATATTGACAAGGCAACATATATTTCAAACCTTTAAAagttaatgaaaatatttttgatttagactattatattaataaagatGTTTTGTATAATGATAAAGCATACAATAACACTTTAATGGATAgtcaaagaaaaataaaaaaaatggaaTACACTTACACATggcaaataaaagaaataaaaagaagcaAAATACAAACCTTTAATTGCATATGACTCAGCAATAATGCGCAGTCTTCGGCAGGATAAATGTTTCTCTGTGTCTAAAGTAAACAGTCTTTCTTTTTCTAAGTTGTACATTAGTTGTGATATTCAAAATAcaacaaatattttcaaaactCATTGCTTGTGTAACTAAATTTTGATTAGGTATTACCTTCAGGCTGATGTACAAGATGATTTATACTTAGTAGAGATtacaaataagaaaaaaatatgcagttctttaaattttgttaGAATAATTACATTAAGTGCAATACTGTCAAATTCAGCATATATTTAATGTTCTAAAGTACagaattattaaaaaagaaatttgttaAGTGAAATATATAAGACACCAAACTATGATAGATATAAAtcattcctttattcaactggcAAGCTATTATGTGTGGTATTAGAAATAATAATGCACTAGTACATACTAGCAACGTACTAAATGATGTAAATAATATCTGATGCAAACCTTTAATTGCATATGATTCTGCAATAATACGTAGGCTTCTACAAGGTAATGGTTTTTCTGTAAGTGTGTGTAATTCAGCTTGTTGATAATGTTTCAGAGCTTCTTCATACATCCCCATTGCATAATGCAATTTACCAAGTAGTAAATGTGCATCCAATACAACCAAAGcctataattaaaaatattatttattaattattcatacAAAGTTAAAATTATCagattcataaatttttatcttttattcaaTTAAAAACTATTAATTATGACTGTAATTACTTGTTTATCTTTTTCATTTGCTGCAAGGATCAAGTATTTTCTAGTTTCTTGTAGTCCATTTCTAGCTTTTCCAATGTTGGCATCTATAGGTGGAGTTTGTTCTAAAAAGCTTTCTAATCTTCCTTCCCCACATAAAAAATTTGCTAAACATTCTAAAATCAAAAGCATCATGAATACATAGTTCTGGATATATGCTtttatcttatatattttaatatgaaattaaattttcttaacagtattaaaatattcagaaatatgacatgtttattaaatatagatataaatgttcattttttaatacattaacttaaataaaattgcatacaattttcttatttaagattttaataatacaaaattcatAAGAAAGATATATTATCTTTTCGAagtcaaaaataaatttttaagaaGACAAAAAATATTCTTATTGACAATTATCAGTATTTGCTAAAATCAGATATACTTATTAACAAAcagataaatttaaatttaaaaaagtgTTGAATTAAGAAGATTTATATCAAATGATATTTTACTACAATTATGTTTGACTGATATACATGTAATCCTTATAATTCGTGAAATGACTTAACAACTTCTTTTTACATAAACAGGTTACGAAACTCATGACGTGACAGTTAATTgctataaaattttatcaaatcttttataaaaaaaattttttaaacatataaatctgattatttaaaacattacgagaaaaagaaacatttaCCATTACTAGGGTACTGTACTTTCAGGTGTTCCGCCAATTCTATAACCTTTTTCCAATTTCCGTCCTCGCGGTTTTTATCGATTTCTGATTCAATTCGGAGGGTGTGTCCTTTTTTACTAGTCATTCTAATTCACGTaggaaaaagaatgaaatacGCTGTTAAATTCTTTCGTAATATTCAACAAGACGTAATGTAATATATCGATCATCAGTGTTAGAAGCGTGGGCACAACATAAAAGATACACGTATGACAATTTCTACTTCAAGCACGTGCCACACTATTTTGAACTGTCTGTTATGTCACTGATTCTGCGAAGTCTAGATACGATGCATCGTGAAACACGTCGGTTTAAGAACCAGTGAAATTGCGCATTCATTTGACTGTTAATACGTGAGTTGACTAGTTTATatgaaaatatcatttcatttttaaaataaaatctgcaaaatttataatttagttATCTACTGATATAGATTTGCTATATTTGAAAAGTAAATAATCTttcttaatttaaaaataaacaacaatattttattctttgactatatttattaaaattattcaactttacaattatagtaataataaaaataaatttccttttattcttTTTGATATTATATGTATCcatatgtgtgtgtatacacatatgtatatacataatatcaataatatcaaacgtgtgtatttatattttgtaatttcttgTACTCTCTTCTCAATCCCTGAAGACTAAACCTCAATTCAAGTCTTTCTATATGGCAATTTGAAGATTAAGCTATATTCTATTTTCTTCAAGAAATTTTTTATATCGTTTTTTCCATTTATCTTTGACATCCATAATATTATGCTGCAATTTATATGTCTACTTTAAATTTCTGAAACTTTTGTCatctattaatattataattgattaattaaatacaaattataacCTGTAATATATGCACTCCGCGTTGTGTAAGGACAATAAGTTCTTTCATTCCATCATTGGTGATATCCATATAACATATCGAATGTACAGGAGcatcaaataattttcttatgATCAATTCCCACGAGTCatttatgaaacaaaaaataagAACTTCTTGACCATAGGTTCCTAAGAGTATCTCATTCTGCCCATCCATATTTATGTCAGCAATACAAGAACATAAAATGCAATCAGATGTTTCACTACCATTTAATGTTATGTCTTCATCCATCCCATTATTTAGAACATCcctagttataaaaaatatgaaattattttttcttatacatatataaaacaaaattaacTTACATAAAGACAACTGCATTACTTGTATTCACAACAAGAACATTTAGTTTTGTTTCTTGATCATTTAGGAAAGATTTCAAGTCTACAACAAATTGAAAATATACATTAGTTTTGATTTCTAATCAAGCTTTTTTAggatatacagatattaatatGTGTAATAAATTTTACTATTAGAGCTAAGAAAAGAAGGTTtctcaatattattttgaagTGAAAAAATGGATACACTGGAAACAGGTCTGTCATATCTTAATTTCCAACTTCTGCAAACTTTTAATTCTAAAACATTAGTTATAGCTACATTGACCAATCCACACTCACAACCGATTACTGTCAGTCTCCTAAACAAATTAAAGCTGAGTATTATTAGTTATTATAATGTAATGCATAAAGATTCAATTCATATATATCATACCAATTGTAATTATCATAATAGTAAATATTAATCCATATTGCAATTCCTTGGATATCATGCAATTCAGGAAAGTACTTTTCAATAGGTGATTCACTGTAACTGTGGTTTAATTTGTCTTCTCTGAtcatatgtattttataatcaCTGCCAGAGAGTAACCAAACAACCTAAAATCTTAGGAAAAGTTATAACTCTgctataaattcataaaatatcatttgcttaaatttcatttttttaagtATAATTAAAAGATCATtactaatataaaaaattacctcatTAGGGACATTTTGTTGGGGTAATATAGTATGATATAAATGGTACGGTGTATATGCTAATTCCACCATAAGACAATTTTGTGCTATAGCTTCAATGGAACTTCCTTCATCTCCTTCGCCATCTATGGCACCTtctgtatatatatttagatatctttcTACAGATGTATCTGTACTTGCTTTCAAAATAGTTATTCCTATCACAAATCCATCACCGCTGTCAGACTTATTATAAGCATCAATAGATATGATTTCTGCACCACCTAATAAATAGGAACATTTAATCAGATATAGAAAACTATTGTTTTTGGATAAAGTGTTAATATTTAAGGTTACAAACTGGGAATGTATGTAAAAAGTAGTTCTTTAACCAGTGGTCTTAAATGTAGATTTGGCATCAAATGGTATTCAcaagaatatatttttcttttcaaagaAGCCACTAATACCTTATTGGAACCATTGACAGAACACAATTTGGTCATTGAATAAATATTTCCCTGTGATGTTAAGGGAAACCAATGTGCGTCTGTTAAATTATTCATGTTGTCTTCACAGAAAGAAATTACTAATAAACACAATAATTCGATTGTCATTTAGCTTGGATTGTATCATATTTATAAAagcaaataaatgaaattaaatatttatataaaatcattaaaaatgttcttctttgattaaattttattctgAACCATAAttcatttctttatatttaatgTCCTATTTTTCTTCTAATAGCCTCAAGTTTAAATTTAAGGTTAAGAATGTAAAACTCATTTTTGGTACAAGATTAAGTCACAGATTTGTATAATTTTCGCGTTAGAGATCAAGTTTTTGTTTGTTAATGAATAGCAAATATCATCTTGCATTAACAATAAATTAAGTATAAACATAAAGATACATTTTATttgcatacatatatgtacatgttcATTTAATATGTACTATATCTCTCTACTTTTGTCAAATATAATTTTGTTGCATATGTTTAAATCATTAGAAGTTgagaatgttaaatattattttctatattgtataattattttttatattgaaaTTGTAGTACAAACGAGATACATTATAGACCTAACACTCACTGCATTTTTATGTTGCAAGTTTCTTTACCTTTAGGGCACCTTTATCACATTATCGTTCGTATAGTCATAGATGAGGTACTAGCGCTAGTATACACAGATCCGGCAACTCGTTCCATTTTTGGTGGTGGGAGATGTCATCATTTAATGTTGTTTTGATGTGTATTAATCACACAGCGCACCACAAAATCTCTCACACACATGCGCGTTTAGCGACCACTACGCCGCTTTGGAACGGACGACAAAAGCTACCGCTAGGTCATCCACTTGCTACACATTCGAATTGAATCTGATTCGAATAGAAAGGAGAAATGAGTAGAGAGTAGAGAGAAAACAAAAGCATATATATGATCGTAACCGTAATTGCGAAAAAAATGTATGATAAAGGTGCCTCGCGCGTGCATTGTGCCGAATTGCAAcagtaaatataaatacatacatcTACTTATCTGTGGTGTACAGAATAGATGTGATTCACATCATAGATTAAGTCAATggttgtaatttctatattcgCCGAAACAAATCGCAGGGGGCGTGAGAAATTCTAATTTTATCGaggtcggtatttcagaacGTGAGACACGGagttctatatatgtacataatgtcAGATGTCAGATCTACCTTGTATTTAGTCAATGATCTTATTTacgatgaaattattttttctaatacataaataaaattatacaaaatttagtAATTAACCTTaggatatatttattaaatgtatCTCAATGTcattattttgtaaaaaaataatcGCTTTTCAAATATTTGCGAACAGTTGCtacgattttaaataaatacactaaataaaaattctattctaatgaaaatatagTTAACAACTCAAAATGAATATAGATTTGATTTTAGGTACTTCAATTATCTGATTTGGTTgaaaattttccaaataatCTAATATAAAAGCATAAAAACTATACATTTGTCAGAGTGCAAGTCTACCTGTTTTATCTAAAgaaaaaacacacacacacaccaaatacaatttaaattactttTACAAAGTAAATTGAtttgattttgtttaatttaGTATCAGTCAAGTTACCTATAATTTAGGGTCCTTTCTTGACAGAATGTTAATCGTTTTAACACTACCTACATATTATCATGTATAGTACCATGTACGGTATATGCTCTAACCACTGACAGGTGGTTTACCAGAAACTAATAACATATTATACGTCAGTCATGACATTTACCTTTATAGTAAGGTAATTGCCATTCGCGAAAATTCAATATCGAAATTAATCGTGTGCGATCGAGCAGGTTGACCTAAATACTGTGGTGTCATTTAAACCAACATAGCGGTGCATATGGTACATACGCAAACGTAAAGAATAGTATTTCGAACACAGTCCTGTTCTAACATTCTTTCGTTCAACCTAATTTTATGTAATGaaattctttttataatattaaactacgaaatatcataatatacaccaaaaattattaaatgtcGCTCTACCTTGTGTTATGACAAGTTTGCtaaatagtataatttttttgtgGACCTAATTCTGCCATCATATTAACGATATAATTAAAACCAACGATGAAAATTTACCATACCTCTTTATAAGACTGAAAACCATAATACAATTTTCCTCCCAAGAATCTAATAACGTTTAATATTACAAATGAATATGTGAATGTAAAAATTATTCTGAAGTACGTATATAATGTACAACAATCAGTAAATGGGGGACACTTTTATACGGGGATCATGCAAAAACTACTTGAACTCGTTTATCAAAcgcgtatatgtacatatacatatatacatatacataatatatatattttttttttgctttttttttattaaacacaGAATCACAGAGCAAACTGGACATGTCGGAGGGATGGGAGATTTACATAATCTAGCTGATTTTTCTGGTACGATGCACAGGGCTCACCTCCacgttttttaaaaattacacatatatatatatatatatatatgtgtgtgtgtgtgtgtgtgtatttatatatatatttgatgtTCCGTTACTGTACAAAATATACTCGCTGTTAAAAAATCAATTACGGTTTTTTAGTAAAAAACATACGAAATCGAAGAGGGTGAGCCCGCGTGGACTGATCGCGGCCCGTTCGGTATTCGCAGAGAAGATTTCATTAGTGgaagtaattaaattttatttacaaatcAAGGCAATATCGTTAATTAcgtttgcttttttttttacacATGCATACTCGCATCTCTCATTCTGTTTTTAgtatcatttttcattttcttttttatctcaCGCGGACACATTCACACATTTTACCGACAAGATATTATGAACCCTAGTATAGTATGTAATTTCATTCCATTTGTGACGAATTGTTTCACTTTTTTGTACAATGTATGTATAGTAATGATACAATAATTTAGTAATCGTTCAGGATGTAACAGGGCAACACGACTGGAGTCTCGAGCTTTTTCCTTTATTTCGCCTCTTCGCCATTCACATTCATTTAAACTGATTACATATAAAAAATTTCAGTTTCGACTTTGCGCCCGTCGCCCGGCGAACGGTTTTTACCATTTCCGTCATTTCTCTttccattatttttatttcatttaaaaaattccttttttaaattatactcTCCATGTTACACGCACACAGACGCGCGCGCGTGCGCGCATACACACACATGCACACACGCGttctctttttcctctctttcaaAATTATATCCTCTTATTATATTTGCTTCTTTCGTACTACAGCAAAGCTGCTGCGAAGTAACGATGTTTTTTCGGCACTGAGAAAAATGTTAGCGGTTCGTTATTGCTGTATTGCaacacgatatatcgttaccAAATAGTCGCTTTATTTCGGAGCGAATCTAGCCGATAACAATAATCATTCGAAATTAATGCAATGACAAACGCGCCAATAAAAGTAACGACACAGAATTCGTTCTACTTATCTTTTCccctcattttttcttttaaaatttcatcGTTTTTATCATAGATCGTTAAGTAAACCTACACTTCATAGCAACGAACATTACACATGTAGAGGCgtagataaatttataattaattttaataaaatcacCGGTACGTATAATAGTGGGCTTTTAACAAATTCAAGATATAGCTCAGTATTTAACGGTATCGTAAACGCAATCATACGAGCGAATGATATTGTACAATTGAATTTAATCAAAAATATATCACTTGTACGCTCCCTGTTTGTGAATAAGAGCAACAGCTCTTGTACTTTCATGTATGTATGCgttacacacatatatatatatatgtatatatgtatgtatatatatatatatatgtatatatgtcagATTACAGCGGCAAAGAGCTACGAATTCGGAGACACCGTTGCGTCGCTGTACGAAAGTATCGcgcattaaaaattaattggtctacctaaatatttatatatatatatatatatatatatatatatataattacgtatcACGATCGTTTTCGCTACACCTTTCTCGCGCTAACAGTTTTCTCGGCGCAATTTTTTTTGCTTTTATAATAAATCTAAGTGTACTGtattctttctctccctctttctctctctctgtcgcTCAACTGGTAGCAGACGAAAGCCATCATCCTCAATGTTATT contains:
- the LOC126921250 gene encoding KICSTOR complex protein kaptin-like isoform X2, with protein sequence MTIELLCLLVISFCEDNMNNLTDAHWFPLTSQGNIYSMTKLCSVNGSNKVLVASLKRKIYSCEYHLMPNLHLRPLVKELLFTYIPSGAEIISIDAYNKSDSGDGFVIGITILKASTDTSVERYLNIYTEGAIDGEGDEGSSIEAIAQNCLMVELAYTPYHLYHTILPQQNVPNEVVWLLSGSDYKIHMIREDKLNHSYSESPIEKYFPELHDIQGIAIWINIYYYDNYNWRLTVIGCECGLVNVAITNVLELKVCRSWKLRYDRPVSSVSIFSLQNNIEKPSFLSSNNLKSFLNDQETKLNVLVVNTSNAVVFMDVLNNGMDEDITLNGSETSDCILCSCIADINMDGQNEILLGTYGQEVLIFCFINDSWELIIRKLFDAPVHSICYMDITNDGMKELIVLTQRGVHILQHNIMDVKDKWKKRYKKFLEENRI
- the LOC126921250 gene encoding KICSTOR complex protein kaptin-like isoform X4, translated to MTKLCSVNGSNKVLVASLKRKIYSCEYHLMPNLHLRPLVKELLFTYIPSGAEIISIDAYNKSDSGDGFVIGITILKASTDTSVERYLNIYTEGAIDGEGDEGSSIEAIAQNCLMVELAYTPYHLYHTILPQQNVPNEVVWLLSGSDYKIHMIREDKLNHSYSESPIEKYFPELHDIQGIAIWINIYYYDNYNCFNLFRRLTVIGCECGLVNVAITNVLELKVCRSWKLRYDRPVSSVSIFSLQNNIEKPSFLSSNNLKSFLNDQETKLNVLVVNTSNAVVFMDVLNNGMDEDITLNGSETSDCILCSCIADINMDGQNEILLGTYGQEVLIFCFINDSWELIIRKLFDAPVHSICYMDITNDGMKELIVLTQRGVHILQHNIMDVKDKWKKRYKKFLEENRI
- the LOC126921250 gene encoding KICSTOR complex protein kaptin-like isoform X3, which encodes MNNLTDAHWFPLTSQGNIYSMTKLCSVNGSNKVLVASLKRKIYSCEYHLMPNLHLRPLVKELLFTYIPSGAEIISIDAYNKSDSGDGFVIGITILKASTDTSVERYLNIYTEGAIDGEGDEGSSIEAIAQNCLMVELAYTPYHLYHTILPQQNVPNEVVWLLSGSDYKIHMIREDKLNHSYSESPIEKYFPELHDIQGIAIWINIYYYDNYNCFNLFRRLTVIGCECGLVNVAITNVLELKVCRSWKLRYDRPVSSVSIFSLQNNIEKPSFLSSNNLKSFLNDQETKLNVLVVNTSNAVVFMDVLNNGMDEDITLNGSETSDCILCSCIADINMDGQNEILLGTYGQEVLIFCFINDSWELIIRKLFDAPVHSICYMDITNDGMKELIVLTQRGVHILQHNIMDVKDKWKKRYKKFLEENRI
- the LOC126921250 gene encoding KICSTOR complex protein kaptin-like isoform X1, encoding MTIELLCLLVISFCEDNMNNLTDAHWFPLTSQGNIYSMTKLCSVNGSNKVLVASLKRKIYSCEYHLMPNLHLRPLVKELLFTYIPSGAEIISIDAYNKSDSGDGFVIGITILKASTDTSVERYLNIYTEGAIDGEGDEGSSIEAIAQNCLMVELAYTPYHLYHTILPQQNVPNEVVWLLSGSDYKIHMIREDKLNHSYSESPIEKYFPELHDIQGIAIWINIYYYDNYNCFNLFRRLTVIGCECGLVNVAITNVLELKVCRSWKLRYDRPVSSVSIFSLQNNIEKPSFLSSNNLKSFLNDQETKLNVLVVNTSNAVVFMDVLNNGMDEDITLNGSETSDCILCSCIADINMDGQNEILLGTYGQEVLIFCFINDSWELIIRKLFDAPVHSICYMDITNDGMKELIVLTQRGVHILQHNIMDVKDKWKKRYKKFLEENRI